Within Sorangiineae bacterium MSr11367, the genomic segment GCACCGGGTACTTGTTCGACCGCGTCGAAACCCCAGAAGAGCGCCACGAAAAGCTTGCCGCGGTCACCGCCGACGACGTGCGCGCCATCGCGCGGTTCATCGCACAACCGGAGCGGCTCAACGTCATCGCCGTCGGACTTCTCGAGAACGACGAAGACAAGCGACTGACCGATCTAGTCAAAGGGTACAAGTTCAAGTAGAGAGCTTCTCGCTGTTCTTATGACCCACACCATCACGCTCATCCCGGGAGACGGTATCGGACCTGAAGTCAGCCGCGCGACGCAGGTCGTGTTGGAGGCTTCGGGCGTCAAGATCGACTGGGAGATCCAGCACGCGGGTGCTGCGGTCGCCGAGACGCAAGGCACGACGCTCCCCAACAGCGTGCTGGAGTCGATCCGTCGCAACAAGATCGCGCTCAAGGGTCCCATCGGGACGCCCATCGGCAAAGGGTTTCGCTCGGTCAACGTGACCTTGCGGCAGGCGCTGGACCTTTACGCGAACGTGAGGCCGGTCAAGAGTCTCCACGGCGTCGAGCCCCGGTTCGAGGGCACGGACATCGTCATCGTCCGTGAGAACACCGAAGACCTCTACGCGGGCCTCGAGCTCATCATCATGCCGGGCGTCGCGCAGTCCATCAAGCTCATCACCGAGCGGAGCTGCACGCGCATTTGCGAGTACGCCTTCGACTACGCCGCGCGACTCGGACGCAAGCGCGTCACCGTGGTGCACAAGGCGAACATCATGAAGCTCTCCGACGGCCTGCTGCTCGAGTGCTTCCGCAAGGTGGCGCTCAAGCACCCGAAGATCGAACCCGCGGAGATGATCGTCGACGCGTGCGCCATGCAGATGGTGCGCAACGCGAACAAGCTCGATGTCATCGTCACTGAAAATCTCTACGGCGACATCCTCAGCGATCTGGGTGCGGGGCTCGTCGGCGGCTTGGGCATCGTGCCGGGCGCCAACATCGGCCACGAGGCAGCCGTCTTCGAGGCCGTGCACGGAAGCGCGCCGGACATCGCTGGCAAAGGCCTCGCGAACCCCACCGCCCTGATCCAGAGCGCCGTGATGATGCTGCACCACATCGGCGAAAGCGCGGCGGCCCAGAAGATCGACCGCGCCCTGATCACGCTCTACGAGCGCGGAGAAGTTCGCACGGCGGACTTGGGCGGCTCGGCGTCCACGGACGAATTTACGGAAGCGCTCTGCAAAGCCATGGCCACTGCGTAGAGGTCAGAGTTTGGGGTCCAGAGAAGAAGAGACCTGCGGCTCTCTGACCTAACCCCTAACCCCTACGTGCTACCCTTGTGATATCCGTACTCTGTGACGGAGCATGACGCGCTCGTTTTTCTGATTGCCTTGGCCCTTCTCTTGGGCATGGCAAGGCTGCTGGGTGAGGTGGCGCGCGCCTTTGGCATGCCGCTCGTCGTCGGCGAACTCATCGCCGGGGTGCTGCTCGGGCCGACGGTGCTGGGGCGCTTGCTTCCCGAAGCCCAAAAGTGGCTCTTTCGGCAGCCGACGCCGCAGAAGATGCTCGGCGCGTACACCACGGTGGGCGTCGTCTTGCTCCTGGTGGTCGCAGGCCTGGAGGTCGACCTCGGGATCGTGCGCAGGCGCGGAAGAAGCGCCGCCTTCACCAGCCTGCTGGGGATGATCCTTCCCCTCGCGGGCGGCATCCTGCTCGGGTTCATGCTGCCGGACTCGGACATGAAGAATCCGAACCAGCGGCTCCTGTTCGCGCTCTTCATCGGCGTCGCGCTCTCCATCTCGGCCTTGCCGGTCATCGCCAAGACGCTGCTCGACTTGGGGCTTTTCAAGACCGACCTGGGGCTCTTGGTCATGGCGGCCGCGATGATCGACGACTCCGTCGGATGGATCGCCTTCTCGATGCTCGTCGGCCCGATGCAGGGTAACTCCATCGAGTTCACCAAGCTTCTCACCATGGGCGGGCTGTCGCTCGTCTTCGTGGCCGGTACGCTCACGGCGGGCCGGCGCGGGATCGATCGGCTACTCACGCGCTTCGCCGACGAGTGGCACGGCGGGCGCGTGCTCTCGCTCGTCATTTTGCTGGCCCTCGTGGGTGCGGCCATCACGCAAGCCTTGGGCATCCACGCCGTGCTCGGTGGGTTCGTCGTGGGCGTGGCCATCGGCGACAGTCCGAGCTTGCGCGAGCAGACGCGCGTGACGATCCACGATTTCGTCACCAACGTCTTCGCCCCGGTGTTCTTCGCGTCCCTGGGGTTGAAGGTCGACTTCATCCATGCCTTCGACTTCCGTCTTTGCGCGCTCGTCTTCGCCGTGGCCAGCGTGGCCAAGATTCTCGGCTGCTCGGTGGGCGCGCGGGCGGGTGGCCTCGGCTGGCGGGAATCCATTGCCGTGGGCTTCGGGCTCAATGCGCGCGGAGCCATGGAGATCATCCTCGCGCTGCTGGCGCTGGAGGCGGGCCTCCTCAAGGAGCAGCTCTTCGTCGCGCTGGTGGTGATGGCCCTGTGCACGTCGTTGATCGGCGGGCCGGCCATGAAGCGCCTTCTGTATCGCGCGCAAGAAGAGGACGTGGTCGCGCTGCTCCGGCGCGGTGGGTTCGTGGCGCGGCTCACGGCCACCACCTCGCGCGGCGCCATCGAGGAGCTGGTGCAAATCCTCGAACCGCGGCTGGGGCACCTGGCCGTGCACGCGCGCAACCAGGTGCTCGAACGCGAGCAGATGGCCGCGACCGGCCTCGGGGACGAAGTGGCGGTGCCGCATGCGGCCATCGAAGGCCTCGAAGAGCCGATGCTCGCCCTGGGCCTTTCCCCCGAGGGGATCGACTTCGATGCGCCCGACGGGAAACCGGCGACCATCGTCTTCCTGTTGTTGCTCGCCCCCCGGCGGCTCGACGAGGAAGTGCGCGTGCTGGCCTCCATCGCGCGATCCGTCATCGATTCGCGGGCGCGCGAGCAGCTCATGGATGCACGAGAGACCGAGCAAGCACTGAAGGTGTTGGCCGAAAGCGCCCAGCGCATTGCCGAAGAGCGACGCGCGCGCGGCCCCGCACTCGCCGACATTTGAGTTACGTCCTGGTCGGTTGAATGGGAATGGCGCAAACCTACCCGAGGATCCACCCGTGCAATCTGCATGGATTCCTGGGTAAACGATGCATGCGCAACGAAATGGGATGAGGGCACGACAGCTGCAGTGATGGACCTCCGAACAAGGAGGTCTCTTATGAAGCGAAATCGTTTCTTGGGTCTGTTTGCATCGTGCCTCGTTGCAGCACCACTCCCGTTTGCCCTCTTTGCCCTCTTTGCCCTGTTTGGGTCGATCGTGGGCTGCGCCTCCACCGATACGCCGCGGGACGACGACGAGAGTGAGTCGTTCGAGGAGTCCGCGCTCGACGGCGCCGACGAAGCCCACCTGGCCGACGAATTCCCGCCCGCCAGCGAACTATCCGGCGACCCCGCCGATCTGGTGGATCATTTTCTCGATACGCCGGAAGACGATCCTTCGATGATCAGCGAAAACACGGACACGGCGAGTGCCGACGATGTCAGCGTGACGGCAGCCGCAGCCGCAAAACCGCTCTTGCGCGCGGGGTTGCATCAGAAGGCATCAGACGCTTTGCGCAAGGTCGGTGTTGCGGCTTCGCGCATTACGCAGACGATTGGCAATGCATCGGCGTCGGCGGGCACGCACAAGGCCGACGGCACTGCGAATGGAAAGCCGTATTGCGCCGCAACGGATCTTTCGGTGCGCAATCTAACGGATGCCCAGGTGAAGACGCTCGTATCGAAGTTGGACTCGGCTGGCTTCGCAGCATTCTTCCGCAACCCGGGCAAGGACGGCTGGCCGGCGAATCAAGCCCGCCACATCCACGCGGTGTTCGCCGGCGTGAAGATGAAGGCGGCCCTACGCTCGCAGGTTCAGGACTTCCTCGTGGACAAAAATGGCCTCGCGAGCCACGGCCCGTACAAGTTCTACAAGGCCACCAAGTCCCAGAAGGACAACGTGCGCAAGCTTTTCAACGCCGCCAACTAACTCTCCCCTAAACCCTAAACCCTAAACCCTTACCTAGCGCCGCGCCCCCGCGCGCGATTCGGCGGGGGCGTTGACGTGACGGGTCACCAGCCACACGACGGCGGCGGCCACGGCGGCGACGCCTACGCCAATGAGGATGTCGCCCACGACCAGTTTCCGCTTGGCGCTGGACACATCGTCGTCGCTGCATGAATGGGTAGGCGCGCAACTCGAACCGAGATCGTCGTGGGCATTGGTGCCGGCGATCCAAAAGCCGGTGCCGATCCCCAAGGCCGCGACGCCCGCACCACCGAGCACCCAGGGCCACGGCGAAGGCGACGTTGGCGCGGGGGCCGCATCGGACGATGGCAGCTTGTCGAACGATGGCACCACCGGAACGTTCCGATTCGCCAGGCGAAACTGCAGGTGGCGATTGCGCTCCCCTTCCCGCACCACGACGTTCTGCTCGACGCGCTCATCGCCTTGCACGTACGCCATCACGTGCGACCCCGGATCCACCGGCACGGCGCGGCCTTGCATGGCCCCCGTGAGTTCCTCGCCATCGAAGAAGATGGCGCCGTCGTGCACGTCGTTGCCTTGCGCGTCCACGACTTGAAAGACCATGCTGGGCATGGCTTCGCCGATCTCGCCGAGCCACTTGCCGCAGTCGCGGCGGACGACGCCCGGGCAATCGCGCGCAAGGCAGAGGGCGAATCGCTCCGAGGCCGCGCGCAGTGCGCCCGTCGCGCGTAGCTTTTGGCCGGACACGGCAGCTTCCGTGCATCGGGTCACGGCGCGACTGTTTCCTGCAGCGAACACGGGCGCCGAGTGAACCAACGAAACAGCGATCAAGAGGGAGGCAATCGGTCGTGGGGACCGTGTCATTGGAAGCACTCTTGCTTGTACGTGCGAATCCCCTTCGAGTCGATCACGAACGGGGGATCGCACGCGTCGTCGCGACGTGCTCCGGCCGAGGACGGACTCACCGCGGTGGGCACGGCGGCTCGCTTTTTCGGGGGGCGGGCCGACGATACCGTCGGCGGCATGGGCGGCGCGCGATCTGCGGCGGCCGCAGCGGATCCTACCGCCGCTTGCGGGGCTGGCCCTGCATGCGCAACGGGAGGTGCCGTTGGCGTTGCCGATGGTGGAGGGGATGCGTGCTGCACGTCGGTCGAAATCGGCGCGGACGACGCCACGAGCGAGCGCCCCAAAAAGACCAGCGCCCCCGCGAAGAGCATCGCGCCGCCAGCAGCCACGAAGGGAAGCGAGCGCTTGGCCGTCCGCCGGCGCTCGTCGCGGATGATTTCGGCCATGCGGTCTGCGCGCTCGCGCAACTTGTCGCCGAGCAACTCGAGGGTCCACGCGCCCACTTCGTCTGCGCCCGCGATGTTCGCAGGGCCGAGCACGCGCTCGATGGCCGCCGCAAACTGCTCCGCGCTTTCGTAACGCTGCTCCGGAACGGCGGCGAGCGCGCGAGCGATCACGTCGTCGAGCTCCGGGGTGATGCCGCCCACCAAGCTGCTCGCCGGCGGAATCTTCGGATTGAGCGCCTGCCCGATCAGCTCGGCCTCGTCTTTTCCTTTGAAGGCGCGCTCGCCCACCAGCGCCTCCCAGAACACCAGGCCCGCGGCGAAGAGATCCGCGCGCAACGTTACGTCTCCGCCAATTTGCTCCGGCGCGAGGTATGCGAACTTGCCTTTGACGCCGCCCGCGCGCGTTGCATGCAGCCGACCGTTGGCCTTGGCCACGCCGAAATCCACCAGGCGCGTGACGCCATTCGAGCCCACGAGAATGTTCTCCGGCGTCACGTCACGATGGACCAAACAGAGGGCATTGCCCGCTTCGTCGCGCGCATTGTGCGCGGCGTGCAGTGCGCGCAGCACATCGAGCAGTACGGCCGCCGCCACGCGCGCGGGCACGGGTCGCTGTTGCTTCTTCGCGGCGGTGAGGAGGTGCCGGAGCGATTCCCCGTGCACGTACTCCATCACGAGGATCATGTGCTCGCCGTCGTACGCGAAGTCGACGACCGGGATGACGTTGGGGTGATGGGCCAGACGGGTCAGCCGGACTTCGTCCAGCAACATCGCCACGCTGGCGGGATCGCGTGCATGCTCCGCGTGAAGTTGTTTGACGGCAACGGACTTCGGTTCCGATCCATCGCGCAGAACTCCGAAGTGAACGGAGCCCATTCCCCCCATCCCTAGGGGTTCGTAGAGCGCGTAGCGCCCGACAACCCGAGGTCGCGGAGCACGCATATACCGAGATTACCTCACGCTTTATTCTTTGCCAGCAGCATATGGAAGTAGCGCCGCGTGAGGCCCGAGGCCGCTGCGGCGCGGGTAACGTTGCCGCCGTGCTCGCGCACCGCGCGCTCGACGAAACGTCGCTCGAATTCACGAATCACGCGCTGCCGCGCGCTGGGCATTGCGAGCCCCATGGTGAGAACGTGATCCAGATAGTCGACCGGCTTGTCGCGATCCGGCGTCCGCGCGGAGGCAATCTCGGTCTCGTCACCGAGCACGGTCGCACGCGACACGGCATGCTCCAGCTCCTGCACGTTGCCCGGCCAGGGATGCCGTCCGAGTTGGAGGACGAGGCGCTTCGGGATCTCCCCTGCCCCGCCGAACAGCTTCCAAAAGTGGCGAGCGATGAGCTCGACATCGCCGTGCCGCTGGCGCAGCGGTGGCACTTGGATGCGCGCACCCGCGAACCGGAAGAGTAGCTCTTCGCGGAACTTCTTTTCCTCCACCAAGCGGTCGAGGTCGTCGCGGGTGGTGGCGATGAAGCGGACGTTCGCACGAATGGCGTCGATCTCGCCCTCACGCCGGAGCTCACCGCGATCGAGGATGGTCGCCAAACGGGACTGCGCCTGCAACCCGAGCTCGCCAATCTCGTCGATGACCAGGGTGCCGCCGCGAGCTTGCTCGAGGGCGCCCGGTCCGCGAGGACCACCGAACAGCGCCTCGAGGGCCGCCCCCTCTTCGTGCGCCGCACAGTCGAAGACGACGAAGGGTGCAGCACCACGCGGCCCCGTCTCGTGCATCGCCTCGGCGAGCAGCTCCTTGCCGGTTCCCGTCTCGCCTTCGAGGATGACCGGCAATGTCGAATTGGCCAGCGCCTCGCACGCGGCAAAAAGCCGTTGCATGGCTTGGCTCTTTCCCAGGACGCGACCGAAGCGATCGCGCTCGAGCGCGTCCATGCGAATCTCACCCGCGCGCGCAACGCGCAGCACCGAATCGCCGAGCTCGATGGCCTCGCCACCTTCGAGCAACGCTTCCACCACGCGCGCTCCACCGATGCGCGTGCCATTGGTCGATTGCAGATCGACCAATCGAACCGCATTGCCTTCCGCGGTGAGCGACAGATGCCGTCGCGACACACGAGGGTCCGGAATGGCAAGCTCACATACCTGGCTTTGCCCCACCAAGGCCTGCGGCGCTTTGTTCCAATCCAATACGAGTGTCTTCCCTGTCCCGGGACCACCCACGACTCGCAGCACGTACAAGGGCGCCGTCGAAGATGCGCCCGGTGTTTTGTCCGCTACGGTCGATAGTTCTTCATTCCGATCATCACCCGCCATGATCCGCACTGTAGCCTGTGATGTCACGATCCGCGTAGGCTGTCCCAACAAAGCGCATGAATCGGAAAGCGACAGCCTGTTTAATCATCGGCATAGCGGTGGTGGCGGGCTGCTCCGTAATGACCAGCTTCGATGGCTACACCGCCTCAGATGTAAGCTGTGACGCGCTTCGCTGGCCCAATCGGTCAAACGACGGGTCGGGTGGTACGCGAACGGTCTACGGTGTTAGCCAGCAACTCCGTTTTGCCGACCCAGCGACCGCCGCGCTCCCTGGATTGGATCTCGACGGACTCTGCACGTGTCCGCAAAGAGGATCGTGTGTGCCGCCCGTAGGCGCGAACATCGCCTGCGACGGGCCGCATGGCGTCGACAACAAGGGCGGCCCGCTCATCGGTGCACTGTTCGAGAACGACGAGGCGCTTCAAGAGAGCCTCTCCCATGGAGTGCAGGGCATCGTCGTTCGCCTCGATCGCTACAATGGCCAGGCCAACGATGCGGACGTCATCGCGTCGATTTACAACGTCGTGGGCGTCAACGAGAAGACGGACCAGACGGGCACGGCGAAGTTCGATGGGACGGATTCGTTCATCGTCGATTCGGATTCGGTGATCAGCGACGGTGAAATGAGGTCGAAGTACTTCGACGCACAGGCCTACGTGACCGACAACGTGTTGGTCGCGTCCATCCCGATATTCCGGCTGCGCATGATGATTCCGCCGTCGGACAACTCCAAGTTCGAGGAAGTGATCGAGGAGTTGCGGGGCGTGCAGCTCGTAGGAAAGGTCGAAAGCGAGGGGGAGAATGGGCTTCGCATTCGAAATGCGGTGCTGACCGGGCGTGTTCCGCTCCAAACGATGTTTCTGAAGGCCGGACCGGCCAGCGTTTGCAACCCCGATGCGGGCTCCTTTACGGCGATCAAAGGCACGGTCTGCGGTTCGCTCGATATGACTGCCGATCCGCAGGCCGACGCCGCCGCGGGCTGCGATGCGCTGTCGTTCGCGCTTTTTCTCGACGTCGTGCCCGCGCAACTTCGCAATGGCCCCAAGCCGGCGCCGCCGGGGAAGGATGCGTGCGCGCCGAGGGAGATTACGTGCCCGTAGCTAGTTAGCCCGGCCAACTGCCCGTCGCGGGGAGTTCGCGGGCTTGTTCGGGCGCGGACCAGCGCAGAGGGAGTGCGTCGGGGAGGAAGAGGCCGGAGGTCACGCGGAAGCGCACGAAGCGCTGGGCGCCGGCGAAGGCGGCGAGCTCGGGCGTGTCCCAGAGGATCTCGGCTTCGCCGGCGAGCGAAAGGCAATTGCCGGTGTCGAAGTCGACGAAGAGCAGGCCGGTGCGCGCGTTCTGGGCGATGTTGCCGAGGGTGTTGAAGTAGAAATTGCCGCGGAATTCTGGCCACGTGAGGACGGTATGGCCCTCGTGCTCTTCGCGGCGCACGAAGCCGGGTTTGCCGCCGCGGTGTGAGACGTCGAGTCCCTCGCGGACGTCGGCGGCGCCGGAGGCAATGAAGAACGTGTCCGCGCGCTCGACCATGGCGCTGGCCTCGGCGGAGAGGCGCGCGCCCTCGGGACGGGTCGTGGAGGCGGAGGGCTCGGAGGGTTCGCGCACGAAGCCGTGCGCGCGCGATTGAATGTACTGCGGGCAGTTGCCGAAGCTTTGGTCGACGTGAACGGTGAAGCCTCGCCCGTCGATGGCGGTGATGGTTCCGTTCATCCGATTGCGACGGCGCGTCTCCAGCTGAATGCCGAGGAGGCCGATGGGATCGCCCACGCTCAACGTGACGGGCGAGAACGCGCCGGGAAGCGCGTCGATGCGCAGGGTGCGCGGGTCGGGGGAGTGCACGAAGCCGGGGCGCCCCACGAGAAGTGAGGCGCGCGGATGCATCGACGCATCGCGCGCCGAGAGGAGCATGAAGGGCAGCTGGACGAAGAACTCGCGGTGCTGATCCGGCATGTAATCGCGGATGACCTTGCCGCCGATCGCTTCGATCTTTTCGCGGACGCCGGCGCGCTCCTGAATGGCCCGTTCGCCCGCGTGAAATGGCGATGCGCTCATGCGGCCGGCACCGCGGAGCGCTGCATCGGCACGAAGCCGGGCAGCGACTCCACGCGCGCGAGCCATGCGCGCACGTTGGGGTACGCATCGAGCGGGATGGCGCCCTCGGGGGCATGCGCCGTGTACGTGTACATGGCCACGTCGGCCAAGGTGATCGCATCGCCCACGAGCCAGTTGCGTCCTGCGAGCGATCCCTCCATCACGCCGAAGACCTGCTCGGCCGCGGCCTTGGCGCGCGCATGATCGAGCGGCATGCCGAAGACGTGCACGAGACGCGCGGCCGCAGCCCCGTAGGCCATCGGGCCCGCCGCCGCCGAGAGCCAACGCTGCACGTGGGCCGCACGCTCCGGATCGACCGGAAGCCAGCGGTGATCGGCGTCGTAACGGCCCGCCAGGTACACGAGGATGGCGTTGCTGTCGGCCAGGGTGACGCCGCCGTCTTCGATGACCGGCACCTGACCGAAGGCGTTCTTGGCGAGGAACGCGGGCGTCTTTTGCTCGCCCGCGAGCAGGTTCACCGTAACGCGCTCGAACGGGAGGCCCAGCAGCGAGAGAAACAGCTCCACGCGGTGCGCATGCCCGGACAGGGGGAAGTGGTAAAGGCGAATGGGGGCGGCAGGTCGAGTCATACCCCGTAGCATGGGTGCGATGGGGCGGCGGCAGAACCGCCACCGTCGACAAAGCACTATTTCATCGCGCGCAATAGTAGAACGTCGTGCGTGGATCGACTGGAAGCGATGCGGGTTTTCGTGGCGGTGGCGGAGATGCGCGGCTTCACCCCGGCGGCGCGGCGTCTAACCATGTCGCCCGCAGCCGCAACGCGGGCGGTGTCGGCGCTGGAGGAGCGGCTCGGCACACGCCTGCTCCGGCGTACGACCCGGGTGGTGCGGCTGACCGATGCGGGGGCGCGCTACCTGGCCGACTGCAAGCGCATCCTGGGCGACATCGAGGAGGCCGAGGCCGGGGCGGCCGGCACCGAGGGCGAGCCACGCGGCATGTTGAACGTGACGGCGCCCGTCAACTTCGGGCGCATGTTCGTCGCGCCCACGGTGCTCGGGTTTCTCGAGCGGCATCCGCGCATCTCGGTGCGGATGCTGTTGGTCGATCACGTGGTGCATTTGATCGAGGAGGGGATGGACGTGGGGATCCGCATCGCGCACCTTCGCGACTCGGCGCTGCGCGCGGTGCGGGTGGGCACGGTGCGGCGCGTGGTGTGCGCGGCGCCCGAATACCTGGTCAAGCGGGGGACGCCGCGAACGCCGTCGGATTTGATCCATCACGATACGATTGGCTTTTCGAACATCAATCCGACGCGCCACTGGTCGTTCTCGACGGGTTCCAAGACGGAGGCGGCGGAGACGGAGACCCGGCTCTTCGTCAACACGGCCGACGTGGCCATTGCCGCGGCCAAGGCGGGCCACGGGCTCACCCGCGTGCTCTCGTACCAGGTGGATCCGGACGTGCGCACCGGGCAGCTCCGGGTGGTGCTCGAGGACTTCGAGCCACCCGAGGTGCCGATCCACATCGTGTACCCGGACGCGCGGCGGGCGACCTCGAGCGTGCGCGCCTTCGTGGATTACGCGACGGAGAGGCTTCGCACGATGGCGCAGAGCGGTGCGTTCGGGACGAAGTTCAGCAAAACGCGCTAGAACCAGGCGAGGCCCATGAAGACGAACGCCGCACGCATTTTGGATCGACTCGGAATTCGCTACGAGCTCAAGGAATACGCGGTGGACGAGTCGGATCTGACGGCGGCCACGGTCGCGCGAAAGGTGGGGCTTCCGCTGGAGCAAGTGTTCAAAACGCTGTGCGCGCGGGGGGATCGCCACGGGGTTTGCTTCGCGGTGGTGCCGGGCGACGCCGAATTGGATCTGAAGGCGCTGGCCGCGCTCGCGCAGGATCGCAAAACGGAGATGGTGGCGCTGAAAGAGGTGCAGCCGCTCACCGGCTACATCCGCGGCGGCGTGACCGCGCTGGCCGCCAAAAAGGACTATCCCGTGTACGTGGACGAGACGGTGATGCTGTTCGACGTCATCTCCATTTCGGCGGGGGTACGCGGCACGCAGATTTTCCTCGCGCCCGATGACTACGTGCGTGCCACGAAGGCGAAGCTCGGGGCGATCGCCAAGGCGACGTAGGTCAGCCGCGCCCTGCGAGCCGCGAGAGGAAGGCGTCGATTTCATCCCGCGCGGGCATGGAGCTGCTCGCCCCGGCGCGCTGCACCGAAAGGGCCGCGGCAGCGTTGGCGCGATGAAGGGCCTCGACGATCTCGCGCCCCTCGGCCAGCGCCACGGCGAGGACACCGACGAAGGTGTCGCCCGCGGCGGTCGTATCGACGGCGTCCACTTTGGGGGCCGGCACGTGAAACGGTGGAAGGCCGCGTGCGCCATAGAGGCACCCTTCGGACCCCAGGGTCACGACCGCGGCGGGCACCTTTTCGAGCAGGGAGACCAGGGCGGCCTTGGGATCGCGGATGCCGGTGATGTCCGCGAGCTCGTGCTGGTTGGGCGCGAGCAGGTCGACGTTCGCGAACAGCGCATCGGGAATCGGCCGCGACGGCGCGGGCGTGAGGATGACGCGCACCCCCGCGCGGTGTGCGGCCGCGGCGCCCGCGATGGCCGCTTCGATGGGGAGTTCGAGCTGCAGAAGCAGGACGGAGCTGCTGGTGACGATGCCCTCGTCGTGCACGCTGAGCGAGTTGACGGTGCCGTTGGCACCGGCGATGACGATGATCGAGTTGCCGCCGCCGCCGTCCACGACGATGTGCGCGATGCCCGTGGGCTCCATCGTTTCGCGCAACGCCGCATCGTCCACGCCCGCGCCACGGAGCACACCGCGAAGCGCACGGCCGAAGTCATCGCCGCCGACGGCGCCAATCATGCGAACGGCGCCGCCTGCACGCGCCGCCGCGATGGCTTGGTTCGATCCTTTGCCACCGGGCACCGTGAGAAACCGGGTGCCCATCACGGTTTCCCCGAGCGATGGCGCACGCTCGGCGAAGGCCACCAGGTCCATGTTGCAGCTGCCGAGAACGCAGATACCGGGCGTCATGGTTTGCAGCATCGGAACCCGACGTCATCGGAGAGGTAGTTGCGGTTACATGTAAACTGATCGTTGCACCGCATTTTGTCCCGATCCTGGACATAGCTACCGCCGCGGCAAGCGCAGTTGTCCCCCTGGGGACCTGCATCCGCACCGCTCGAGTCGCATGAATTTTCCCACTCGTTCGCGTTGCCACTCATATCGTAGAGGCCAGGAAAACCTCCGACGCATCTGGGCAAGCTTGCGACAGGAACCGTCGTACCGAGAGCCATGTCCTTGCCGTTGCAGGCGAGCGAATCGTAGGCCGTGCCATAGGCAAAGTCGCGACCGTCTTCCGCGTTGGTGCACGCGAGGCGTATCTGCGAGGTATCCGCGTCAGCGGGCTCTTTGATGTTGTCGATGTTGTGCGCTCCGCCGCGGATATCGCCGCACAGCCTTTTGCCCGCCCACTTGCAATATGCAAAGGCATCGCACCAGTCGACGGCCGTGATGGGATGGTTTCCCGTTCGTGTGCCCCCGTCCGGCCAAAAGTCGCCCCCCGGAACGAAGCTCGAGTTCCACGAGCACGCTTTGGGC encodes:
- a CDS encoding ribokinase; the protein is MTPGICVLGSCNMDLVAFAERAPSLGETVMGTRFLTVPGGKGSNQAIAAARAGGAVRMIGAVGGDDFGRALRGVLRGAGVDDAALRETMEPTGIAHIVVDGGGGNSIIVIAGANGTVNSLSVHDEGIVTSSSVLLLQLELPIEAAIAGAAAAHRAGVRVILTPAPSRPIPDALFANVDLLAPNQHELADITGIRDPKAALVSLLEKVPAAVVTLGSEGCLYGARGLPPFHVPAPKVDAVDTTAAGDTFVGVLAVALAEGREIVEALHRANAAAALSVQRAGASSSMPARDEIDAFLSRLAGRG
- a CDS encoding LysR family transcriptional regulator, producing MDRLEAMRVFVAVAEMRGFTPAARRLTMSPAAATRAVSALEERLGTRLLRRTTRVVRLTDAGARYLADCKRILGDIEEAEAGAAGTEGEPRGMLNVTAPVNFGRMFVAPTVLGFLERHPRISVRMLLVDHVVHLIEEGMDVGIRIAHLRDSALRAVRVGTVRRVVCAAPEYLVKRGTPRTPSDLIHHDTIGFSNINPTRHWSFSTGSKTEAAETETRLFVNTADVAIAAAKAGHGLTRVLSYQVDPDVRTGQLRVVLEDFEPPEVPIHIVYPDARRATSSVRAFVDYATERLRTMAQSGAFGTKFSKTR
- the ybaK gene encoding Cys-tRNA(Pro) deacylase, with the translated sequence MKTNAARILDRLGIRYELKEYAVDESDLTAATVARKVGLPLEQVFKTLCARGDRHGVCFAVVPGDAELDLKALAALAQDRKTEMVALKEVQPLTGYIRGGVTALAAKKDYPVYVDETVMLFDVISISAGVRGTQIFLAPDDYVRATKAKLGAIAKAT
- a CDS encoding formylglycine-generating enzyme family protein, which translates into the protein MTLRWRWFGAGLAGVAGVALTYVTSCYDFAYSPGNGDGSLPDSGPEDAPSQDDSGVDSGPNPCPSTRGPSMVQAHGLGPDAGKFCIDSTEVTREQYAAFLAANVSTSGQPKACSWNSSFVPGGDFWPDGGTRTGNHPITAVDWCDAFAYCKWAGKRLCGDIRGGAHNIDNIKEPADADTSQIRLACTNAEDGRDFAYGTAYDSLACNGKDMALGTTVPVASLPRCVGGFPGLYDMSGNANEWENSCDSSGADAGPQGDNCACRGGSYVQDRDKMRCNDQFTCNRNYLSDDVGFRCCKP